One segment of Longimicrobiales bacterium DNA contains the following:
- a CDS encoding heavy metal translocating P-type ATPase — protein DSTPPGTDQHGSVILKSEQLPDAPAATTCTFAVDGMDCSSCAETIEKSLRRLDGVDGVRVDVMGGRVEVAYAGDSLAPDDLARAITRAGYGVSGRGGAVGASAHTGTGASDEARGWWARRGQLVLAVVSGVLWASSLAAKHLADMESAAAVLAVGAMVAGGWYIVPRGVRAALNRSLDMNFLMSIAALGALVIGEYEEAASALFLFAVAQLLEAYSMDRARNAIRSLMELSPAEATVLRGGREERIPADQVLVGERVVVRPGEKIAVDGEVVAGISTVDQAPITGESVPVEKEPGSEVFAGTLNGAGALEVRSSRPASDTTLARIIHSVSEAQASRAPSQTFVDRFARVYTPIVVAVALAVFVLPPVLGAGTWADWFYRALVLLVVACPCALVISTPVTVVSALAGAARRGILIKGGLHLENAGRATIVALDKTGTLTEGRPQVVEVVAFDGASTTAVLELAAAAESRSEHPLAHAVIRYAAEQGVAPAPASTTSASVGRGVIATVDGKTAYIGSERFFRELGPLDAAVVDVLTRFNASGSTAILVGVAPDADVPPRITGAIALADRIRAHAPAALRAMHDAGIERVVMLTGDSDTTAQAVAGALGRPGIDEVRAGLLPDGKVAAIRELRSAGFRVLMVGDGVNDAPALAAADVGIAMGSAGTDVALETADIALMADDLSKLPEMVRFARKAEGIIRMNIAFALLTKAAFVVLAVAGVATLWMAVLADMGASLIVIANGLRALRA, from the coding sequence GACAGCACGCCGCCTGGTACCGATCAGCACGGGAGTGTGATTCTGAAGTCTGAACAGCTGCCGGATGCGCCGGCCGCGACGACGTGCACGTTCGCGGTGGACGGGATGGACTGCTCGAGCTGCGCAGAGACGATCGAGAAGTCGCTGCGCCGCCTCGATGGTGTGGACGGTGTGCGCGTCGACGTCATGGGTGGGCGGGTAGAGGTCGCCTATGCGGGTGACAGTCTGGCACCTGACGATCTCGCGCGGGCGATCACGCGCGCGGGCTATGGTGTGAGCGGGCGGGGCGGCGCAGTGGGCGCGAGCGCGCACACGGGCACGGGCGCCTCCGACGAAGCGCGTGGCTGGTGGGCTCGTCGCGGCCAGCTCGTGCTGGCGGTGGTATCCGGGGTGCTGTGGGCGTCGTCGCTGGCCGCGAAGCACCTGGCGGACATGGAGTCTGCTGCGGCTGTGCTCGCCGTGGGCGCGATGGTAGCGGGCGGCTGGTACATCGTGCCGCGTGGTGTTCGCGCGGCGCTGAATCGGTCGCTCGACATGAACTTCCTGATGTCGATCGCTGCGCTCGGTGCGCTGGTGATCGGCGAGTACGAGGAAGCTGCATCGGCGCTGTTCCTGTTCGCCGTTGCGCAGCTGTTGGAGGCGTACTCGATGGATCGCGCGCGCAATGCGATCCGATCGCTGATGGAGCTTTCGCCGGCGGAGGCGACGGTGCTGCGTGGCGGCCGCGAGGAGCGTATCCCCGCCGACCAGGTGCTTGTCGGTGAACGGGTGGTCGTGCGGCCGGGCGAGAAGATCGCCGTCGACGGCGAAGTGGTCGCGGGAATATCGACCGTGGACCAGGCGCCGATCACGGGGGAGTCCGTGCCGGTGGAGAAGGAGCCGGGCTCCGAGGTATTTGCCGGGACACTGAACGGCGCGGGAGCGCTGGAGGTGCGATCGAGCAGGCCGGCGTCGGACACGACGCTCGCGCGCATCATCCACTCGGTGTCGGAAGCGCAGGCGAGCCGTGCACCGAGCCAGACGTTCGTGGATCGCTTTGCGCGTGTCTATACGCCGATAGTCGTCGCGGTCGCACTTGCCGTATTCGTGCTGCCGCCGGTGCTCGGCGCGGGCACGTGGGCGGACTGGTTCTACCGCGCGCTGGTCCTCCTGGTGGTCGCCTGTCCATGCGCGCTCGTGATTTCCACGCCCGTGACGGTGGTCAGCGCGCTGGCAGGCGCCGCGCGCCGCGGCATCCTGATCAAGGGCGGGCTGCACCTGGAGAACGCAGGTCGTGCGACCATCGTTGCCCTCGACAAGACGGGTACCCTGACGGAAGGGCGCCCGCAAGTGGTAGAGGTCGTCGCGTTCGATGGTGCATCGACGACTGCCGTGCTGGAACTGGCCGCGGCGGCCGAATCACGCAGTGAGCACCCACTCGCGCATGCCGTCATCCGGTACGCCGCGGAGCAGGGCGTTGCGCCCGCACCGGCGTCGACGACGTCCGCGTCTGTCGGCCGCGGTGTGATCGCGACTGTCGACGGCAAAACCGCCTACATAGGCAGCGAGCGGTTCTTCCGCGAGCTGGGTCCGCTCGATGCTGCGGTCGTCGATGTGCTGACTCGCTTCAATGCATCCGGGTCGACGGCGATTCTGGTCGGCGTCGCTCCCGATGCAGACGTGCCGCCCCGCATTACCGGCGCAATTGCGCTGGCCGATCGCATTCGTGCACACGCGCCGGCTGCGCTCCGCGCGATGCACGACGCGGGAATCGAGCGCGTCGTGATGCTCACGGGCGACAGCGATACCACAGCACAGGCGGTGGCCGGCGCGCTCGGCCGGCCGGGGATCGACGAAGTCCGCGCCGGCCTGCTGCCGGACGGAAAGGTCGCCGCGATACGGGAGTTGCGCAGCGCCGGTTTTCGTGTGCTGATGGTCGGCGACGGCGTCAATGATGCGCCCGCACTGGCGGCCGCCGATGTCGGAATCGCGATGGGCTCCGCGGGTACCGATGTCGCGCTCGAGACCGCCGACATCGCGCTCATGGCCGACGACCTCTCGAAGCTGCCGGAGATGGTCCGGTTCGCGCGCAAGGCGGAGGGCATCATCCGCATGAACATCGCGTTCGCGCTCCTCACGAAGGCCGCGTTCGTCGTGCTGGCGGTCGCGGGCGTGGCGACACTCTGGATGGCCGTCCTCGCGGACATGGGTGCCAGCCTGATCGTCATCGCGAACGGCCTGCGTGCGTTGCGCGCATAG
- a CDS encoding TolC family protein yields MSRSVAILSVLLALTPGPMAAQGTSAMAAHGATARSSTDPSVAPLAHARVAVQDTPRHPDLTLRDVYELARERSLNVQAARAGAAAAAARESSAGLPPDPQVQLSAMNLALPSLSSDMPGAMLPSIQLMQMIPTAGKLGLSGRIARQSTAIAESVADEAWWEVRARAAMLFYDIYQADRQLMVMEETLDWLRQFADIAATMYSVGSGTQSDVLRAGVEVARMEADVARMQAMRTSAAARLNAVLDRPAGTPVATVAFTPVPGELPVADALTAFAEESRPMLERGRLAVEQARTRETLARREIWPDLSVGVQYGQRGSDMGTERMGSLMLGFSVPVFAGRRQFQMRTEAAAMAQMAEADLSDMRAQVDARIAELIAELDRARMLINLYRTEVLPQAEANVTSALASYRVGRVDFMTLVDAQMTLNEYRQEQYALLAEYGSLVAELEMAIGRELPATDTTIVEEV; encoded by the coding sequence ATGTCCCGATCCGTTGCCATACTGTCCGTGCTCCTGGCACTGACTCCCGGCCCGATGGCCGCACAGGGTACGAGCGCGATGGCCGCACACGGTGCGACCGCCCGGTCGTCGACCGATCCATCGGTCGCGCCGCTCGCGCACGCACGTGTCGCGGTGCAGGACACGCCGCGGCATCCGGACCTCACGCTGCGCGATGTCTACGAGCTGGCGCGTGAGCGGAGCCTGAACGTACAGGCCGCGCGCGCGGGTGCAGCGGCGGCCGCCGCAAGGGAATCGTCGGCTGGCCTGCCACCGGATCCGCAGGTGCAGCTCAGTGCGATGAACCTGGCGCTGCCGAGCCTGTCGTCCGACATGCCGGGTGCGATGCTGCCGTCGATCCAGCTCATGCAGATGATCCCCACGGCCGGGAAGCTCGGATTGAGCGGCCGCATCGCGCGGCAGAGCACGGCGATCGCGGAGAGCGTCGCGGACGAGGCGTGGTGGGAGGTGCGTGCGCGCGCCGCGATGTTGTTCTACGACATTTACCAGGCCGACCGCCAGCTCATGGTGATGGAGGAGACGCTCGACTGGCTGCGCCAGTTCGCGGATATCGCCGCCACGATGTACTCCGTCGGCAGCGGCACGCAGAGCGATGTGTTGCGCGCCGGTGTCGAGGTCGCGCGCATGGAAGCGGATGTCGCCCGCATGCAAGCCATGCGCACGAGCGCCGCGGCGCGGCTGAACGCCGTGCTCGACCGACCGGCCGGGACACCGGTCGCGACGGTCGCGTTCACACCCGTGCCGGGGGAGCTGCCCGTGGCCGACGCGCTCACAGCCTTCGCCGAGGAGAGCCGCCCCATGCTGGAGCGCGGCCGCCTCGCGGTGGAACAGGCACGCACGCGCGAGACGCTCGCCCGCCGCGAGATCTGGCCGGACCTGTCCGTCGGCGTGCAGTACGGCCAGCGCGGCTCGGACATGGGGACTGAACGCATGGGCAGCCTGATGCTCGGCTTCAGCGTTCCCGTATTCGCCGGCCGCAGGCAGTTCCAGATGCGCACCGAGGCCGCGGCGATGGCGCAGATGGCCGAAGCAGACCTGAGCGACATGCGCGCGCAGGTGGATGCGCGCATTGCGGAGCTCATCGCGGAGCTCGACCGCGCGCGCATGCTCATCAATCTCTACCGCACCGAAGTGCTGCCGCAGGCTGAGGCGAACGTGACGTCCGCACTCGCATCGTATCGTGTCGGCCGCGTGGACTTCATGACGCTTGTCGATGCGCAGATGACACTCAACGAATACCGGCAGGAGCAGTACGCGCTGCTCGCCGAATACGGCAGCCTGGTCGCCGAGCTCGAGATGGCGATCGGCCGTGAGCTGCCCGCGACTGATACCACGATCGTGGAGGA